From one Primulina tabacum isolate GXHZ01 unplaced genomic scaffold, ASM2559414v2 Contig1003, whole genome shotgun sequence genomic stretch:
- the LOC142535420 gene encoding uncharacterized protein LOC142535420: MIYVIVVIVGLFNTRILTSVVYWGATVVAIGHHGRSPESFCSIRLRFRQWSSGLRLDCLVLFSGVSQLVYIMEGGGEIPVDEISLARGRGRGRGRGRPRVRVVDDTFVEQAADQLEQLRMDELVACFHSIHPPRFSGSEGAEKAELWISEIEELFDLIEYPPECRLRLAVH; encoded by the exons atgatttatgttattgttgttattgttggactGTTtaataccagaatcctaacctcagttgtttactggggggctactgtggttgctattgggcaccatggtagatctcccgagtcgttttgcagcatcaggctgaggttccgccagtggagctcgggattgaggttggattgcttggttctgttcagtggagtctcccagttagtctatat AATGGAAGGAGGTGGAGAAATTCCTGTTGATGAGATTTCTCTagctcgaggtcgaggtcgaggtcgtggacgtggtagACCTCGTGTCCGTGTTGTTGATGATACTTTTGTTGAGCAAGCTGCTGATCAGCTAGAGCAGCTTAGGATGGATGAATTAGTTGCGTGTTTCCATTCTATCCATCCACCTCGATTCAGTGGTTCGGAGGGAGCTGAGAAAGCAGAACTGTGGATTTCTGAGATAGAGgaattgtttgatttgattgagtatccTCCAGAGTGTCGATTGAGATTAGCTGTGCATTAG